The genomic DNA aattttaataaaaattctttttaatattctagtggtcggccacctaagcttggggccCAAGCtctggccggccaccaacttggctgatccacttggtcttggccggccctagcttggattccaagctagcttggccgaccccattaggatgggtaaaaaggtgggtatgtggtgggtataaatctctatatacaagaggctacgatagggaccgagaggaggaattggttttgatctgccgatgaaattaagcttcccgtgttcgccccgaacacacaacttaacttcatcaataataattcataccactaaagaactattattgaactaccgcacaaatctcaaattacatttttgggctcattcttattatgagtgtgttagtcttcctgtgtttaagatgtcgaatgtccactaattaagtaagttactgacaactcatttaattaatatcttagtccaagagtagtaccactcaaccttatcgtcatgtcggactaagtccacctgcagggtttaacatgacaatctttatgagctcctcttggggacattatcaacctagattactaggacacagtttccttctataatcaaaacacacactataagtaatatcattttctaacttatcgggcttattgatttatcgaactaaacatcagccattgataaattaaagaaataaatatcaaatatatgtgcttgttattatattaggattaagagcacacacttccataataactgaggtctttgttcctttataaaatcagtataaaaaaaacgacctctaatggtcctactcaatacactctgagtgtactagtgtaattatatagttaagataaactaatatctaattacactacgaccttccaatggtttgttcctttccattttggtcgtgagctactatttataatttataaggtgctgataacatgatcctctgtgtgtgacaccacacaccatgttatctacaatataaattaattaaacaactacatttatcataaatgtagacatttgaccaatgtgatttttatttttagataaatgtttataccaaaagctaggcttttagtatatactctaacaatttATTCTATAGAACagttatgtaaggtgtaacaatcttcttaacaATAATTGCTCAATGTGCTTGTCGTCatacgaaccattttccctaaaatATTGATTGGATGtttttatttggtctttgtgactaatcaGTGTTTTGctctagtctttgtgacttaatTATAATATAATCTATATGACTTTCATGATCTTTGTGACTAGTTAACTTGTATGGATTAACTTGGACTAGTGGGAGATGTAGGAGTTATGAAAATGAAAGGGTGCCTCTTTCCCTTCACCTTTCTCCTTTATGAgcgacctttcatcttcctcgcCTTTATATATGAGGGGTCCAAGGAATCGAAAAGGTGAGAGGTGGTGAGCAAGTAATAGATGGAACATACCTCTgtgagatttggtttgtgaatcttgaagaactttctAATTCGTTCGTGATTGTTCTTTTGACGACAAGCACAATTTGTTTATGATCGTTCTTCCAATGATAAGCGAAGATCAAGATCTACTATGGAAGATCACTGTGAATTTTACAAatttcattttttgaaatatttcatACATTTAGATCAATAATCAGTCattctaaaatttttattatcttctttttttttaattatttttttctcttccatttttattttttttcttttcttatgtaatatctatttttttattattcaattcattcctttattttctctttctcttaaattaaataatattttaatgtttAGAGAATGTATTGCATtctctaaattaaaaaaaaatattatttatgaaatCTAAATATgttaaatagataaaataattgatgtaaatatttttttatataaaatataaaaatttatgataaattttatgTCTAGATAAATTAATATGGATGCTTTAACAATTCAATCATGTTAATTTGATATGAATATTCAATTTTAAGAGCCAGTTACTTTGCATAGTGATTCAGTATCGCTATTGACACAGCAAACAGGCAAATGCCACCTATAAAAACTGCTGCTTAACATATTCTAAATATCGACGCACTGAGTCGACGCCAAGCCCCCTGCGCTGGTTTGGTGGCGACGCTGCACTCTCCTCCGCCGTTTCCTTCGATTGCCGTCATGTTATCGATCGAGGAGTCCAAAAACCTCTTCGCCTTGCTCGAATCAGAGTCGAAGTCCTTCGATGAGATCGTCGCTGCTTACCAATCGCAGTTCCCACGGGAAGCCCGGTTTAGGGTTTGCTCCTCCCTTGCTATCCTCCTCGAGGTAGGAGAtttgtttgccttttttttttcccCCTACTAGTGGAATAAGTTTAATGGATCAAGATTCGCTTCCTCGAGGGTTTGCTCTATGTTTTAATGGGTTAAGTTTGCGCGATTTGAATCTCGCTTTGTTTTTAGGTTATAAAATGGTTCTATCTGCCATCTTACTTTGAACCCCATTTGCCTAGTATTGTTGGTCATTTAGCTGAAGGGATATTAAATTGCCTAAGCCTTTAAAAATGAGATATTCTTTAATCTTAAATGCCTTTTCCAGGAACAGCGTCACGACCTAAGGCTGCTCCTAGTAATGCTGCCTTGTCTTTTTTGATGGACGATGGTTTTTGCCAGTGTATTTTGATGGTTCTGCAATTAAAAAAATACTTCGCTTCATACAGTTTTGTAGTCATTATGGTCAtgccttttcttttatttattgtgtttttttttctctgttaTACATCTATAAAGCCCCCTCTTGTTGATTTGATGCTACTATGATAACACAGCTGTTAGGCAGAACACTAAAGGATAATATTTGTCTGCAAAAAAATTTCGTATTTAGTGCttgtatttattttgaaatatctGTGAATTGGGGTGGTATATTATTAAAGAAACTTTAAAACCTctaaatgcatgattatgttaacCAATGATGATTGATTCGGAAAAGAACCAAACATTTTTTTCATCCAAGTTAGTATTGTAATATTGATGGAACCTATGGCGTCAAATATGAACACCATAGgcttattttcttttcttaaaaagaATTTGAGTATATAATTCAGGTGTTCAGTGTTATATGGGGAGTACACTGACTCCAATTCGCATAATTTGTCTCCACCATCCTATTGCATCTTTTGCCTGGAAATTTAAGTTGTTGCTTGGGAAATGAAATGTGAGTTACGATGTGGGATACTCAACTGTTTCAATCAGAAGGCTTGACTTGGATCATTTGATGGATTAAACCAATTGGTCTCATTATTTTTCTTTCGTCCTTTTCTCCCTTATCTTTTATGTATCCTATCTTATTACTTTTAAATTCCTAGATACTCAGTAGCTGCTCCTTTTTTGATTCATCATCATTTTCTTTTCATCACCGGAGGTGTAAGAATTGGTTCTCTTTTTGTACTGGCATCACTGGGCCACAAGATTTCTTACTGTTCTATTTATATGTATATTCTTAGAGATAACATTATCTAATTTGTAGCTGACCTTTTCACTTGCTTATTGTGAGTTGTGATTGTGTCAAACTTACTAGCTTCTTTGTAAGGTTTAACCATTgtcttacttttagttttcagTGGGATGATCTTCTGTTAAATTTTATGTTGCCATAATTATAGTATTGTTATACAAGTTTACATATGCCCtagcaaaatatttttttttgtgttcTTTCGCTCATTAAATGTGGATATACCACATTGCTGAGACTAATATATATGCCACAAGGGGCAACTTTctttaaatgaaaaattaatctATGAGTGCATGTCTCTCTAAACTATTGAGTAACATGCTTCAGTAGCTATGCTTTATGAATACATCCTTTATAAGATACCAAAGAGCATTATAGAAGATGATTAACTAGACTAGATATGGAATGTATCATCATTTTGTCGCAATGTTTCCACTTTTAGATTAATGCTCAAACTTAAGTGTGAAGATGTTTCTCTTTTGAGTAGCAAAATAGTAAATTTTATAGGCTACAAGACAATGATAAAGTTAAACACGATTCTCGTGCTCGGGAATTAAAAGTGGCATTCATATAGTCTTTGTTTTTTGTATATATGGTATGAAAAACATTCTCTTGTCTATGCAATTAACTATATTTCATATAGTCAAGGTTCTCAAGATATAGATCCTACCTATGAACGTAGAGAGCATTGAATTGGATTATAGGTTTCTTGAGATCCAAGTTCAATTCCGATCCTGCTTTGAACCTGGGATTATTTAGGCCAATTTATATCAGAGGATTGTACAATTCTAAGGTTAGACCATAGTCTTGACAACCATAATCACTAGAACATTGTTCTCATGAACTAATCTTTCCTTTTGGATATCCTGAATTTTGTATACTCTGTAGCTCAAGGAAGCTAGACCCCTGTCCAGCATCACCAAGGTGTATTTGTAACCACTCTTCTTTACTAACATGATTGAACACCCTTCCATTACTGAGTATTAATGCCTTTTATTTCTGTTTGAACTTTCTTGTCAAGGAGTATAGTGATTCATAGAAAGATTATCATGAATTCTTCAAGTAAATcaaattgagattttttttccACCACTCATGGTAGTTTGCTAATCGTAATGAATGTTTATTTATGTTTAACACACTTCTAATTTTCTTCTCGCCATATCCAGGATAAGGTTTTGTTGAAGCCTAGTCAGCGTTTGGTTGCATATGCTATACTTCATCAGACTTATTCCTCTAATCCGCCATCATCAAATCCGTTTATTTCATTACTTGTAAATGTGAGTATGTTTGGATTTTGAAATCATGAACTGATTGAATTACAGATACTTATATTATTTTGTTAATTGTGTCATACAATTTCATTTTTAGCCTTGAAGAGTGTCATATGTTTGGTAGTTCTCTTAGCCAGATTTTTTACCTTTAGTTTCATTTTGCGTACTTTCAGCTTTAAGcttttaataataaaagaaacagaaacatgCAAACTTGACTGCTATGTTTCACTTAACTAATTGTCAAAACATTTATAACACCATACTGCATAAATTTGGACTCTACAAGTATTTATTTTTGTGATAAAATTAGAATCTTGAAGATGATTTTCTGTCTGATTTGGAATTTGATGGCTTTAGTGGTAGACCAACATCAGTGTATGACTCTTATTCTAGAAGCTGATCCTACCTTTAAATTTTTGCTTCGATAGTGAGATTTGTATGCTCCCAATGAGATAGAAACATATCAAGTTCTGGTCCATTTGCCACACATTGGCATGTGATCGGGTTTTCCAATTGAGTGCTTCTGAACACTGATCTTGGCCTTGTCCCATTTAGAACAAGTATTGGGTTTTGGGTTATTTCACATCAACATGGTACCTTTATTTGCTCTGATGATGTTCGCTTACAGTATAATTTCATATTAGCCCCACCAGAATAACTGGAATTTATTGCTTATCCTTTTTTTTAACAGTTTCCTTCACATCGTCTTTTGATCTATGGGCATGGGGTCAGCATGGCAAAAACTTGCTATCTTTCTTCATTTGGTCACATGCTTATTCATATTACAAAATTAATATGTAGATTCAAATATTATACCGTTATATTGTTCTTTGACTTCTATTGTTTAGTTATAAGTTGAGATTCAAAATAACTCATAGCTACAATACCAACAACTATTGAAATAACTGGTTAGGTCAACAGATCATTTATGATAATATCAACAAATTTGCAGCTTACTTGGTAGAAGAGCATAGAGAAAAAGAAGACATGCATAGATTGAAAGAACTACGAACTTAGATATACATATTTTTCAATCACTTATAATTCTTTAAAGGAATTAAAACTTCTTATGCTTGCATTCTCTTGCAAATCAGCAATTTTTTGTAATTACAGGCAGCAAGTGATGATACCTCAGTAAAAATGGAGATGGTGTTTATTCAACTTTTACTCGGATCTATAGGTGGAAACAATAACAGAGAGGTTGTTACTTTTATTTTGTCCTTCAGCTGCATTTATTGTACGATGTGCTATTTCTTTCTATTACACTTGTTAATCTAGTATGATATTTTCCAAAATATCTTTGGAAGTAATTGGAAggagagccttggcgcaacggtaaagttgttgctatgtgactagaaggtcacgggttcgaatcctggaaacaatctcttgcaaaaaatagggtaaggttgcgtataatggatccttcctcgggaTTCCGCATGGCggaagcttcgtgcaccgggttgcctttttttttctttggaaGTAATTGGCATGTTCTAGTGTCCACTTGTTAACATTCTAataacaaaaatacaaaaaaatgaaTGATAAGTACAGTAAATCATGATCATTCTGACTACATGGCTCAATTTGAGATGTTCTTTATTTGAAGTTAAGAGAATTGAGCAATGTATGTTAACGCGCTCTATGAATTTTTTGGTTGAGAAATTTGAATTTGGAATTGGAAGTTAGGCACTCGGGCTGTCAATAATATTGCAAAAGGTTGGATTAAGGGAACAGGTCACTTCAGCGACCATCATGTTTAActtgtattttatttaaattagttGATTTTAGGAGATAACTATATCTACATTTTAGAATCTAATTTTACACATTTTATATCTTATGTCTTAGCTTTTTTGGCTGTTGATCAGGTCATGAAGCTGTCGGCTGTTGATTACATCAAAGGATTTGATTCTTCATCCTATGTAAGATAATAATTAGAAATGTTGTATTGGTAACATATCAACTGAGGATAATTTCTTTGCTGAGTTGTGATTTGGGCATGATCTTCTGGTAATTACACTATTGTTGTTAGGAATTGTTTCAACGTGAACAGCTGCAGAAGCTATATGCTGATGGTGTACAGTCCAAATCATATTACAGCATTTTCCAAGCTGCATCTGTCAAAAATATTATTCCAGATCCAGATATATCTATCGGCATTGATGCCACTCCATATGAGTATACAACATATCCCTCCTCTTGATATATATAAGAAGTTTCCTAGGAGCCTTGTGGTAATATTGCTCTGTTTCAGGCCAAAGCTTTCAGCTGCAGGAACAAAACCAAGAATTGGTTCTGATGATAGAGGCAATGCTATATTAGGTTTAATGCAAAACTTGTCTGTTGAAGGATTGGGTCCACAATGGATAAGGCCTGCACCACCGATGCTCCCAGTGTTAGATGGAGAAGTAAAAGATTTTACCTGAGACCTTGCGTGTTCAATTGTTTTCTCTAGTGTTATTAATCTGCAAATTCTTGTACAGCTTATATGGCTCAATCCTGACAGCAATCACGAGCTTTTGTGGGATTATGGCATGTGTGCTGACACCAGTCGAGGGGCTGCAGTGAGAGATTTGATTGCTAAAGCATTAAAAGGCCCACTTGCACCTGCCCAACAAGAGGTCATGTTCTTTTTCACGCTAACTAGGTAGCATCTGTTGGTCATAGTGGCCAATATTTCAGCTGTGCTCTATGAACATTACTAGTTGTTTTCCCTTCACCTATGCCAACATTTTCTATATTAATGAAACAATGTGGCCTTTCTTTTTGTTTCTTCTTGCAGCAATTTGTGTTAGAACTTGCAAAGGATGCGAAACTCGTCTATCATTGTGGACTTACTCCTTCAAAGCTACCGGTttgtattattttcattattatgtGATATCTCATTTCAAATTTTGTGATGAGATTATATCTGTGTTTTCTAGGATCTTGTTGAGCACAACCCACTTATTGCTGTCGAAGTTCTTTCAAAGTTGATGAATTCTCCTGAAATTTCAGAGTAAGATCTTTTGATATTTGTGCCAGTGATAAATATGTGGGTGCTATGCCTGTTTTTCTTATCAGAATTTGGTTGGCAGGTATTTCACTGTTCTTGTGAATATGGAAATGAGTCTACACTCAATGGAAGTAGTCAACAGACTGACAACTGCAGTTAATCTACCAACTGAGTTTGTACACATGTACATCACTAACTGTATAGCATCATGTGAAAACataaaggttcttcttctttcatTCTCAATGCTGTCACTTTTTGAAGGCATTGGTTTTGAATTACTAACTCACTACATCTGAAAAAAAATCTGTTTGTCTTTGAGTTGCATAGTATGATGATTTTCCTATAAAAAacatttttgtatttttcttagTAGCTCTAAATGATTTGGCATAGTTGTCTTAGTGATGATAAGCTTGATTATTAGACAAAAAATTGAGATGAATTTATGGATTAGTCAGTCCAACGCCCTGCACATTCAATTGTGCTAGTGATGATCAATTTTGATGATCGTTAAGGAAGTTCTTGACTTTGGTGcttact from Zingiber officinale cultivar Zhangliang chromosome 4A, Zo_v1.1, whole genome shotgun sequence includes the following:
- the LOC121970239 gene encoding CCR4-NOT transcription complex subunit 11-like isoform X1; amino-acid sequence: MLSIEESKNLFALLESESKSFDEIVAAYQSQFPREARFRVCSSLAILLEDKVLLKPSQRLVAYAILHQTYSSNPPSSNPFISLLVNAASDDTSVKMEMVFIQLLLGSIGGNNNREVMKLSAVDYIKGFDSSSYELFQREQLQKLYADGVQSKSYYSIFQAASVKNIIPDPDISIGIDATPYEPKLSAAGTKPRIGSDDRGNAILGLMQNLSVEGLGPQWIRPAPPMLPVLDGELIWLNPDSNHELLWDYGMCADTSRGAAVRDLIAKALKGPLAPAQQEQFVLELAKDAKLVYHCGLTPSKLPDLVEHNPLIAVEVLSKLMNSPEISEYFTVLVNMEMSLHSMEVVNRLTTAVNLPTEFVHMYITNCIASCENIKDKYMQNRLVRLVCVFLQSLIRNKIINVRDLFIEVQAFCIEFSRIREAAGLFRLLKTLE
- the LOC121970239 gene encoding CCR4-NOT transcription complex subunit 11-like isoform X2 translates to MLSIEESKNLFALLESESKSFDEIVAAYQSQFPREARFRVCSSLAILLEDKVLLKPSQRLVAYAILHQTYSSNPPSSNPFISLLVNAASDDTSVKMEMVFIQLLLGSIGGNNNREVMKLSAVDYIKGFDSSSYLQKLYADGVQSKSYYSIFQAASVKNIIPDPDISIGIDATPYEPKLSAAGTKPRIGSDDRGNAILGLMQNLSVEGLGPQWIRPAPPMLPVLDGELIWLNPDSNHELLWDYGMCADTSRGAAVRDLIAKALKGPLAPAQQEQFVLELAKDAKLVYHCGLTPSKLPDLVEHNPLIAVEVLSKLMNSPEISEYFTVLVNMEMSLHSMEVVNRLTTAVNLPTEFVHMYITNCIASCENIKDKYMQNRLVRLVCVFLQSLIRNKIINVRDLFIEVQAFCIEFSRIREAAGLFRLLKTLE